DNA from Alnus glutinosa chromosome 2, dhAlnGlut1.1, whole genome shotgun sequence:
TTTAGATAGATTTTCCTTCAGAGTAACCTCAAGTGATCGATGGATACTAACCAATAAATTAAACTGGTcacatgaaagaaagaaaaaaatatcaatcCCCGTTACAGTTGAAAGGGAGAAGCAGATATTACAAGGCTCAAGCTTCAAGGTCACGAGGACTAATCCACAATACAAGTTAGTCAAATGAATATGTTTTCCCTTTTTAGCTAATTCACACATCATTATTATCGCATAGTAATTACTGGTTATACCATCGTACGATAAAGTAGTTGggcgttattttttttttgatgaataagtagTTGGGcgttataatatataattagacGTCCAAAGTCTATCCCTTTCCTTATTGTTATCGATCATTCTCCGCTAGTGCTCGATGGCCACTCATATCCATTTTCtgtattttccttaattaatacATCGATTACCCATCAGTTCTACAGAAATTAATGGAGTCCTGGCTTCTCTCACCgtctccttttcttctttctttatatttctTGTTGTTGGTAACTTTCTTCGAGATTCCCATATCTCTATGCCGTGATGATTCCCACTCGTCAAGCTGCAGCAATTTGTTCAACTGCGGAGAGATCAACAACATCGGGTTTCCTTTCTGGGGAGAAACCCGACCCAGTGGTTGTGGGCATCCTGGACTGAAGCTCAACTGCGAGGAAGTGTTACTAACATAAAGATTAGGAACGTGACATACCGCGTGCTAGATGTCAATCCCAAAACCCAAATACTCAAAATTTCAAGAGAAGACTACTTGACCGGAATTTGTTCGCCAGAATTAGTGAATACCACTCTCGACCCCACACTTTTTGATTATGGCGCCCCTGGTTACCAGAATCTTACATTAGCCTACGGTTGTGCTTCTTCTTGGTTACCTCTCCCTGGACAACTCAGTTGCCCCACAAGTGGGGATGTGCAGGTGGAGCTGGGAGCTCATGGGCCTAATGAGGAATGTAACGTAAGCGTGGTTGTCGCAGTTCTTCTCAGTAATCCATTATTGACGTTGGTTTTGTCGGAATTAGAGCGAGTCATTAGAGAAGGATTCGATGTGGAATGGAAGGTGGATACTGCAGCGTGTAGGGACTGCATGACAGACTGTGGTTATAACCTCAAGTTGAATCGACCAATATGCTATTTCTCCCCATCTAAACCAGGTACGGACGTATTTATGTACATCCTCACAACCTCACACCTTATCTTCACAGCGGATACCATCAAagcactaaattttttttttttttttttttttgagcattAGGGAAATATCGTTTTCACGGCCACCAAATAACCAGTGACttctcttcaaaaaataaaaaataaaaaataaaataaccagTGACTTGAAACCGTCGTTAACATTGGATTTGGCTTCTATCCGGTAGTTTGCTTGATGGCCCAGATTTACCAAGAGGGTTTTAACCCAAAACCAAACGGCGTACTCCAAACAGCTGGACCAAGAAACATTTTCcgtctattttctttttttacctcCACTTTTTCAACTCTCTCCCTGCTTTTCTTCCCCACGCCACCTCTCCCTACACACCACCCAACTCAAGCACGAAGAGTCCCAGAGACCCATGCAGCACCCCTAACAGCTCGTGCACCCGGTCGAAGACCTGCCCTCCCCGTTCCCGTTCGGTGACCTGGGTTCGAGCCTCACGGACTCAGAGCTTCGAGAGACCACCTACGAGATCCTCGTCTCGGCGTGCCGGAGCACCGGACGAGGTCGTTGACCTACATCCCGCAGTCGGAGAAGGCCATTGTTGGTGCGATGGGTAGGGAGAGGTGGCGTGGGGAAGAAAAGTTGGGAGAGTTGAAAAagtggagggaaaaaaaaaccgAGAGCTCTATTTGGTCCAGTCCGTATGTTTTCACGGAAGAAAATAgacgaaaaatgtttttttggtcTTACTGTTTGGAGTACGGGTTTGGTTTTGGGTTAAAACCCTCTTGATAAATCTGGGCCATCCAAAATCAGTAGGATTCGGCTTACatactgttatttttttaacagcTAGCAGATATGCTGTTAAAAAATGAGCAGCCAAGATTTAGTTTGACTAGTTTTGCTCAAATGACAAACGCCGTTTGTGTCTTTACTATCGGATACGTTAACAGGCAGAAAAACATTTcctgttgaaaaaaaataaataaaacaaaaaaacatgcacATGGGAGAGAAGCCAATTAGGGCCCCACAGACAGTCCATTTTCGTCAAAGCAATTAGAAATTCTATGCAGTGAGAAGTTTTGAGACTACTCATCAAGCTTTCACACAGGACTACAGGAGAAACCAATTTTGTTATGCGCACAGTTGTCCGAGACAATCTAAATTGTTCCACACAGCTGGAATGTATGTTATTTTCAAGTTATTTCAATTCCTTCAAAAACGGCATGCATCGTCATGTACCAATTCCAGATTCTTCTATGAAGAGGCAATGTGGGCTGGATGCTGGCTAATGTAATGGGTCAGTACGTGTCTAGCCTATCATGGGCTAAAGTAGTGGAATGTGTAAGAGGGGGGAGGGGTGAAGCAGTTATCTTAGGTTAATGGGTTTAGCAGTTATTTGTTTCAGTTGTATTTAAACCAAGTTACATTGCTGAATAGAGTATCCAATTACTCAGAATCTTAAATCATGAGGAATTGACCATTTGAAGTATCAAAACAGAACTTTCAATCACAAAATACAATCTCTAAGAAGTAAGCTCATAACAAGTAGTATCAGAACGGCGTTCTTGCGATCATACAAGAACCATTGAATTGGACTTTCTCAAGTTTGATGGGACTGACCCAATCAATTGGATCTTGTAAGCCTAgcagttttgttttcttcttataGCCAAACAACATGAAATCAAAAGGTGCCAATAGCTGCCTTCCACATGGAGGGAAGATCACTTACTTGGTATCATTGGCTGATGGATTCAGGTCACACTGGGGGATGGGAGGAATTTGTAATTGCCCTCAGGGTAAGGTTTGCTCCCTCAGCTTTTGATGATCCAAAAGGGGCATTCACTAAGCTCAAACAAACATCAACTGTGGAGGAATATCAAACACAGTTTGAAATCCTTTCCAATAGGTTCCAAGGCATGAGTGAGGAGTTTAAGGTTAGTACATTTCTAAGTGGGTTGAAGGAAGAAATAAGGATCACAATAACCATGTTGAAACCAAATGCACTAACAACTTTTGGGCTGGCAAGGTCGCAAGAGAAAGAAGTTAACCGGAGGAATAGAGGTCACAAGTATCAGTCTTGGCTAACCAATTCCCATAGTTATACCAAGCTAGCCCCATCACCTAATACCCCTCGAATCACTGCCCCAAACATACCCCCTGAAACACCAATCCCACATATCCTACCAATTTCAACAAAAGGCCCAGCATACCTATTAGAAGATTAACACCAGCCCAAACGCAAGAAAGAATGGAAAAAGAGCTTTGTTACAATTTTGATGATAAATTTCAGCTTGGCCATAATTGTAGCCGACCTAGGCTTTACTTGTTGGAAGGAGTTGAATTGAGAGAACAAGAGGAAATAAGGGTAGAAGCAGTAGTCCAAAAAGAGGAGCCCGAATGTGAAATACAAGAAGCAGAATTATTGGGCATTTCTTTGCATGTTCTGGTAGGAGCTCCTGCTCCTAGCTAGAACTATGCGATTGATATGAAGAGTTGGGTCACAAACCGTGGTGATCCTAATTGACACTGGCAGTACACACAGCTTTGTGGATCAAAATGTAGCAAAGAATATTCAACTACCAGCACAGGAAGGAAGCAAGTTAACGGTCATGGTGGCCAATGGTGATACAATTCTTGTCCAGGGTGCTGTAAGACAGTCTCCTTCAACTTACAAGCTAGGGTACACTTTCCAAACTACGCTA
Protein-coding regions in this window:
- the LOC133860467 gene encoding LEAF RUST 10 DISEASE-RESISTANCE LOCUS RECEPTOR-LIKE PROTEIN KINASE-like 1.3, whose protein sequence is FPLVKLQQFVQLRRDQQHRVSFLGRNPTQWLWASWTEAQLRGSVTNIKIRNVTYRVLDVNPKTQILKISREDYLTGICSPELVNTTLDPTLFDYGAPGYQNLTLAYGCASSWLPLPGQLSCPTSGDVQVELGAHGPNEECNVSVVVAVLLSNPLLTLVLSELERVIREGFDVEWKVDTAACRDCMTDCGYNLKLNRPICYFSPSKPGLQEKPILLCAQLSETI